Part of the Toxotes jaculatrix isolate fToxJac2 chromosome 8, fToxJac2.pri, whole genome shotgun sequence genome is shown below.
GTCTGTGCAGGTGAGTCCTACGTTCTACAAACGTAATAACAACCTGCCGACTCTACTGACACACCTTTGATTTGACTAAAAGGGAGGGAACTGAACAAACAGACTGGCAAAATGAGGACATGAGTGCGGAGGGAGAGAGTGTTTATTGTTCTATATCGCGGTGCTCTCAGCTTAAGCAATCACGAGCACAATAGAGAATAGAAAACGAGCGAATAGCTCACCCTGTGCCGAGACCGGCCTGTCGTGGAGCTTGTTGTTGCGATGCGAGCTCCGTCTTCGGGGCAAACTGGAAGATTCTTTGCATGGTTCCTACAAAAcgagagaaaagagtgaaaaatctttaaaaaactATAGCAAGATTTGTCTCTTGtaagaaaattaatctgcaactttttttttccaataatgacaataattgCAGcccaaatgtaaaaacatgctGTATCCCTGGTGACAGGTTGCATACCTGAGGGGGCTTGTGAATGGTCGGAGGGGAAAGTGACATCATGCAGGGAACAGAGCCGGTGATGTTTGACCAGTCAGTGAGCggcttcttttctttgtgaacCTGCATGAGCAGattaaatttcatttgaaaatcgGTAAGATAGCTGGGATGAAAAGTGGCTGTTAGGCACAAACACTAAACGGCTTATATGAGCTGTAGCAGCAGGGAAGATGACAAACACAGTGACTGAGGAAAGCTGCTGCGTTAGACATACCACATCTGGCTGAGAATGAACACTCCACTTCCAAGAGGGATCGTAATGAGTTAAAAAATTATCATTGCCTCACtatctttccctccctccctgcttgactcacaaacacatgagCAATTCAGCCACCACATGCAGTCCAGTGTTTAACCCTTATCAGTCTCTTACAACATTCTACACTTGTACTTGCCCACAGGGAATATGTGGACAGTGAAGACTTGAAAGCTTTTATGCAACAGTATTCTCCAAGATTTAGAGCATATCTAAGACTAAAATCTGTAACAAACGCTTCCACTGTCCCTTGTTGCTACAATGAGATCCAATCAGATTCATCTTCCCAAGACTACAAGTCATTTTCTCTCAGACAGAATGAACTCTCACCATTTAAGTTCAGTACACGTCAGAGGTAAGCCACATCCTGCAGAGTCATATTGTAGTCACACACACTGGGTCATGTTGTCCAATGCTGCCttgtccctctctcctcctcagtaCTGCCACTCCCTTCtgccctccctccatctgtctctatTCGCTCATGTAGAAGAGCAGAAGAACTAAATATTGAGGCAgttttctgacacacacaattTTAACGCCCCTCAGCCATGCAGATCAATTTGAGTGCATTTTTTGTCGCTTACCACTCGCTGCAAGGATGTGAAACTTCTCCCAGCTtgccttctctccctctcacacatccacacacactctcacatgtacacacacattcacaaacgcAGCACACTCCCTCACATTGCttgctcctccctctgtctcttccctccctccagctTGAGTTAagctctctcactcactctctaaCCCTCCCTTTCCCCATATCTGATTTGCTTTCTCTTCATCCACATCTTGTCTCCTCCTTATTTTGACTgatctgactgactgtctgaacACTGATAACATATGGTGTGGGCTGTCCTCAAAGGTTTAGCCTATTAACTGACATCGCATGTTTTTGATAAAACTGTCcagtgaaaaaggaaaaaggtaaAAGACAAAGTTGAACCCAGAAAATTAGTCACTATTGACTGCATAGGGAATTTGTGTTGAAAACTATATGGAGCATCAGACGGCAAAATCAGAAAGTAATTCTGGACGctattcagttcatttttcaaACCAGGCAAACCATCTACAATCACTTCAGAAAGCATTCAGACCCCTacactttttgcacactttattgtTTTGCAGACTGTAAATCTATAACACTGTTCATCAATCTACACTCAAATACCCCATGTTTGCTTCAATGGAAAACTGAAGCAAACAGGATGTGCCTGACCATAATTTGGATTGCCAAAGTCATTCTTTggaaaaatttctaaaaacatgttttcactttgtcattgtgGATTATCAAGTGTCGTTTGATGGGCAcaaattttatccatttaaaactaaatctacaacacagaaaacacaaaaaggaaagaGTCTGAATACTTTGTGAAGCCACTGTAAATTTaccttttttctgtctgcaaGGTGTATTATGGTATATACACTATAACTGAGGTATAAACCATTGAGTGTTCACTATCGTTTTTTTTGTAGAATTGTGGGAAAATTTAAGTCAGGACCCTTTGAACACAAGATGATTCATCTCATCCTCTAAAACCACTAACAAGCCACTAATAAGAATGAAATATTATATTACTAGTTTCAGTAAATTAGCTTGTTATCACACCTGATCCCCTATTTAGTTAGCTTGCTCAACCTGTTTTGGCCACTTGAGGACAGTACAGCTAGCtgcaaacaacacagacataaTATCAACTCATATAGTTGATATGGGGAACCTCATGACAATCAAATAAAAAGCAATTAGGGGCTGGGCAGTTCACCTCTTTTTGCAAAACTCAAATACTGTTTCTAAAATATATCAAATATCAATGAAAGACTTCTGAATGAACCACCACAATAAAATATTAGTTTGTTGTTAAGTAGcaacagtagtagtagtaacagCAATGCACCACAATATCACCAATCGCTCCTACCATTTGAGCTGTGTGGATGAGTTCTCGCTTCTCTTTCCTCAAGGcgttcagctccctctccttctcccgcTCCATCTCCTTCAGCTCCCTCTCTAACTGCTGGACTCGCTCCTGAAAATTCAGAGCATACCTCCCGTCAGCGTGGACTGCCATATGGTTTCTTCTCCTCAAAAGAAATGTCATGTGCTGTAGCTGATTCATCTGGCTGGCCTGAGTTTACTTAATCTTTTCATTATGCTGTGATGTATTATTGGGTAAATATCCCTGatgtgtcagcatgtgtgttgtgtgagtaAATGCAGAGCCCTGAGACAAGTCTGTCTTTTCTGCCGAGACACAATGCAAATCAAACGTCCATTTTGCAAGTTAATGAGAGGCACGGGAGAGACACACGACAGAAGGACTGAGAGTGTAACTCAAAAAAATGATGGGCTGATATTAGGGCAGCAAATGtgacacagtgagagacagacagacagacagagggttttAAGATGAGCTGTCATCTGCAGCGAGGACACAATGCAGCTGAGTCAACGACCATCCCTGTCACACAATcactctcttcatctctgcACTAATTGGTCAACAATTCCATATTATTTTCACCATCTATCTTTGCTGAATGGAAAAGCAGCCATTTGGAACTTCCTCTCtcagaatgtaaacaaaaaccacatattaaaagattttacaattgctttcactttcccaaaaaaacaaacaaacttggaAACAGTGACAGCTTAAGAAATAATCTAGTTACAGGAGTGTCAAGAGACTGATGAGAGAGATTATTGATGATCCTTACATTGGTTTCCACAGTGAATCATACTTGTTTGGGTGCTATATTGTCTCTGTGCACTTAGAGTGCCTGTTGTGTTGGATCATATCAAGCCCTCTCTATTCACTGGTAAACTGCTGAATCGCAGGCATTTGTTTCCTGCATTTGTTCAACCAGCTTAGGGCCAGTGTATTGTATCGACAAATCCTTCTTACTTAGTCGCATGGTGGGGCTATGTAGCTATTATATTTTGTTCCAAAATAACAGAGTAATAATTGTAAACTCAATATTGAACAAAACAACACGACTGCACAGACTTTTTCCAAATCCCCTCATATGTTTTATCTTTCCATCTTCTCCACTGTtgtctgtcctctgctttccctctgtcctgctctttgaCTTCTCTCTCATGGTGGCCTCTGATATAATTATGCTCACTGCACAGAGACATGTGACAGTGTCAGAGTGATACTGGTGAGTGTGAGGTAAAGAGTTCATGTTCATGCCACCAACTGAgtggggagggaaggagggccAGTCTTAACCTGTAATGACAACCGTGGACTGTGACAGGAAAggaggctgtgtatgtgtgtactttaATTCTTAGTGGGCAATAACTAAATCATGACAATGTTTAATGTACTACAGCACAAAAATAACATCTGTGCAAGACTGATAGCTTTGGTGATCAATGCCAACAGCTCAGATTATTTCAGGAGGAGCACATATTTGTGGCTTTAACTTTCTGTTCTGCCCCCTCTTTAATTctcaaaagaagaaaacaaagttcATCATCATGCTCCTAATGGAGGAAGGTGCAAAACATGACAGCAAAAAGCAACTTTAGCCTCATCAAAGATCTGTTGGACCTCTGCTCTACTCTTCACAGTcatgaaaatatgaatttttgTCTCAACTAGTGGTCACAAATATTAGAGATGTGAGGGGGTGGGTGGCTGCACAAGAAAACCAGTTCATGAACTCACGTGAGAGTTTTACATTAGGTGTCCAGGGTGTGAGTACAttaacagaaacacatcacaaTGTAGATTAAACAACTGTCTCAGATAAggtctaaataaaaaaattaagctTTATGAACTTCACTAATGTAAATTTTGCCATGCTATTGTGCTGGATTTTCTTAGATTGGGGGGCAGCGTTCCTGTTAATTTGTCCACCTGCTCTAACTCTGACATCACATATCTGTACTGAGGGGAAGTTTATGTGAAGGTTAATCTAGTGTCTGCCAGCAAAGGTAAACAATGACAGGAGGCGCATGACATACAGATAAGCTGCAAAACCCGTACAACacgtcagagagcagctgtgaaATTCTCTGTAAAATTCCCTCTAAATCACGTTGTTCACCTGAGCTGTGCTGACCGCGCGCTGCTGACACGAGATTTCCTTTTCCATATCcccttcactctctccctccttctctttgtcaGCTGCACTCTCGTCTTCCTCGTCAATGCCACTCTCTTGCTCCAGAACACGAAACTCCCAGTCCTCAAAGGCCCGAACCGCTGCTTCCATCACCTCTTTTTCCTgcatttaagacaaaaaaaaagacgtttttttttttttttttaaaggtcaaCCGaaatttttttcagatttacaGATTCTATAATCTGTGATCTTTACAGTTGGATAACAGGTGTTTTTCCAAGATCATTGCTCTATTGTAGGACTGCATGTGATTAGTCAATGAATCGATTCGTTGATTGAAACAAACTTTTTTGGCAACTAGTAATTCATTTCTATAATCACTGGTTTTGATGATTCAATGCCTAATGGACCTGgagaacattttcaaaaagagaCAAGACATATCCAGCACATAAAAGTgcaagtgaaaataaaaactcatacaGCCTTATCGTCTCATTAGCAAGTATTCCATTCATGAGcctctctgtcctgtcagtGGAATGTCCGCTGTCTTTTTCTCGTGCAGTGTGTACTTAAGttccttgtttgtgtgcatgtgtgtggtttggttttctttgtgaAGCAATTTGTGCCAAACCTGTTTCTAGAagctctttcaaaataaatctgacATGTCACAACATAAAGTAAcaacctgctgctggtggactgcaccaaacCTATCATTAAACACTGCTTTTTAAACAGAGCACCCTCCCATCTTGTTCTatcacattcacaaaaaaaacagtacatatcctgtgtgtgtgtgtgtgtgtgtgtgtgtgtatgcaaacTTCTGCCTTGACACATCAGGTTGAACAGGAACTGAACAATCTCACATTGTGTAGCTAAAAAAACACACCATCATGTATAGCACTCAACACCAGCATCAAAATTTCAACACACCTTTTGTCTGAGACACAGTCATTTATCAAAACAGCAAGTATCGGTTGCagtgtcatgttttatttggaCAGCTGCCACCAATGTGatcaaaattacattttcaatatCCTCTTTGATAAACACGTTCAGCAAGCAACACTGATCCAAACATTTTTTGTGCCATGCTGGAAGAGTAACACCTTCACATGTTTCTAAAtatgatttacaacccaaactcTATTGAGTTTGACTGATAACTGGATCACTAATAATAGATTTTGTATTTAAATTACATCAATTCGCTAATCTGATTATGACAATTCCTAGGAATCTTATCTGTCAGACTACACCTGTACTGATCAGTTGTGTTGACATTCTATGTTTGCACTTAATATATTTTCATAGAAGCATTTCCAGTGAGTGCAGGTAATGATCATGAATCCCTCTTTGCTAGTTTTATGGATGTTTTGACAAAGCTGAACTTAGTGGATCATATGGTCTTCACtcaaacagtttctttttgtaATCATCCATGCTGCATTTCTGTATACTGTATTTCACTCAGTCACGCACCTGTTGCAGCTGCAGGGATAGCTgttctctctggctctctggcTGATTGGGGATcagtttctccttctcctcacaccttctcttcagctcctctaccctgcctctctccttctccaggcTCTCTCGCTCCTTCAGTAACAGGCGTGGTGAGAAAAAAGTGAAGCAAGACCACAGTCATCACCCAattttcaaaaccaaaacaaaacttatTTCAGAAGAGAAATAATAACAAGTCTATTTCACAACCATGTTCACACAATTTGTTCCAGACAACCAGAGATATGTTTTCTTCAACCAGCTCTGTACAGGAGCTTGCAACATCCAACAATCATTTCATGGGAACTGACTTATCATTAAAAGAATCTTTTGTTGATGTTAGTGGACTATTACCAAGCCTACACGTTTCTGAAGAATTTCTTAAGCATACTTTTTCCTACACTAAGCCATTAAATGTTACATCAAGACATCTTAGTCGTCTCTAGCTTAGTCTGCCCCAAAGAAAGAAATTCAGTCGGTCATGAATCATGAAGATAtgacaatcaatcaatcaatcaataaataaataactctctctctctcaccctatGTCTGTGGTTTCCTTTTTGTCTGGCCTCCTGCTGTAGAGCctgcagcttctgtgtgtgtctgtgtagctggtctttctctgtctgcagctcgCCTCGAAGCAGGGCGatctccagctgcagctgaaaggaCAGGAGAAACAACTCAGCTGATTCGTACTGACCAGAGCTGGAGCAAGTCAGAGGTATGCATTCCTTTACTGTGACTGCCATGGTGGTGTTTGGAAACGGCAAGGTGATTTGAAAAATGCAGACTTCATCAGAAAGACAACTGAAATCATTGTTTCCACGAACTCTCTGTCTTGGTTGTTGATTTATTGCAGCAGTCATagtgaataaaacaaatttttaacCACCTGTTGTTGTGCAGCATTTCATTTCCACCCCTTATATTATATTTGATATAATATATATCaattcattaaaacaaaaatcataatTTCTCAGAGCTCTAAACagcttttaaagctttaaataGCTTGTAGTGTCTAAACAACTCTCCCAAACCCAAAGATATCCGGTTAACTATCATttatgcaaaaaacaaacagaaacaacagctgtcTAACATGTTCACCTCAATCTTTAGCTCCTCTTTCTGTTGGTCGATCTCTGCGATTCGCTGTTGGAGCATCGAGGGGGATGGCAGGGCCCTCAGTGAGCCCACTTCAAGGTTTTTAATGCAGGACtgccaaagaagaagaaaaagttgaCAAAGTCACCAGATGCAAGCTTCAAAGCAGTCAACAGTTTAGtctataaatgtgtgtgtgagtcactggTTTAAATGCATGCAAGAAGATCTTTCTTTCTTGGTACACGTAGGAGCTACAGAAGCTGGTTTCATGTGCTGCCACCACCACATAATTTGACTTTAAACAGCCTGGGACGTTCCaacatcaccaccatcatcagcaCTTACCTTTTCACTCTCCGTGCTGCTACTCTCTGTGTCTGACTCTGCCCCAGAGGAGGCGGGACTCTGACCTCCAGCCACTCTTGTTATCCACGGCGGTCGCAGCCCCTGCTGCCACTGGCTCCGGGAGCTCTCCATGTTATGTTGGGGCATTTCTAAACGCTGAGACGGGGGAGGCAATTAATGAGAGGTACAGAGCGGAGAGGGGGGTTTGACTGACTTTAGTGAATATTATGGTAATCTAATCTGCTGCACGGTTGAAGGCGTATGAGGGATCAGGTGACAGTTCACAGAGGGGATATCACAGCTGAGTAATACTGCATAAGCACACAGAACCCCCGCTAACATCTCACAGTAAAGAGGGCGCAacagtgaaagaggagagaataCAGGATGTGGAATGTGGTTTGTGGTTGTATTTCAGGGTCTTTCTCTTTGTAGAGGACTCctggtgtgtgtggacacaAGTATGAAAAATAATAGTCTTTTCTGTTGAAGGCTTTTGATGTGCAtgaggagagagacagtaaaTGAAAGGAACTAGAACAATCATTTAAATACTACAATGAGGAATCGGCCACAAAAATGTTTGAGAGCATCAGGACAGACTTTGAAGTACTTTtgtgttgtactttttgtcCTGTGTCACATTCATGTGCATTCACCCCAGCAAATATCATTATATAGTGTTTACACTCATCTACATCTAAGCGTTTCCCAACATTTGGTAATATGTTAGCCTAAAGGCCTATATTATCCTGCTAGCTTTATTCTATTTCACCCTTTCACCTTCATCTATGTGGTTTCTctttacacaaaaacatgcaagcTAGCAAAAACACGCATGTGTGCACAGACCAAAACCAATTCATGGGAAAATATTTCTGATTCCTATTGTCCAACCTTTTCCCACCATCTTCCCTTGCCCTCtgtgccctccctctctccttgtATCCAGACCTTATTAGGCTGCAGGCAGAGTGGAAGCAGAGATAAATATACAGCAGAGATATGAGTGAGCGCTTCCAAACAACGACTGGCACACTGACATCGAGAGAGAGTAGGAcaagggagagggggagagaaggggaggcatggacagacagacggaaCAGAGAACGGCAGGAAGTGGAGTGTAAAATGTCAATGGCAATGTCTTGTGCAGCTCAAGAAAGGTGTCCATGAATACAGAAATACATTAATGTCAACAGAAGACATATTTTTAAAGTTACATTTTCATAGTAAAAAGTCACTGACCTCAGTAGTTTATAGTAAAGAAGGTCATCTTGCAACAAGCGCAGCTCAGAAAATGCTTACTGAATTAGAAAGTGATGAACATaaatgcagagaaaatgtgggagTCCCTCTATGTCCAAATAATGCagtaaacaacaataaaataatgcaaaaacaaCTGAATGTTGAACCATCTCAGGAGAACATATGACCATATATTACTGTACTTGTCCAGTACAAACTGTCAACATGTAAAGGAAAACAAGGCAGAAAGAGCTCCACACTGTTCCACTATTATCCAAACAAACATCAGTGCAAGCATTTGCTATCTGTCCTCCAGCTAAAGTCCACTCCGATACACTATGAACGCagcagagctgagagagaggaagagggacatTCAGGAGTAAAGTCCATGCTTTCATGTTAGCACAGAGGTTTGTCAATTGTACCAAACAAAAGcctaaacaaacacaatgtggtAACATGCcaaaagagagtgagacaatAAGGAGTGCCCCAAttatagattaaaaaataaataaatcagcagatgcaggaaaaaaagcagGCAAAGTTAAAAGCCTAGGAGCCAcatcaaagaacaaaaaactgttttgagcCCAAAATAATTGGGCTTGATTGTGGGGAGGGGAGCGCCTCTGGAGAATACGGTAGCAGAGAGGGAATGAAAGGAGACACAGTTCAGCAtcaagtgtgaatgtgtttgtgcatgagttttacgtgtgtgtgtgtgtgtgtgttatgtaatgACTATCCATGGGTATACAAGACATAACCCTCAACTCTCAAACCGAAGTCTCCTCGAAGAGTCTTCAGGACTCTGTGCATCAGTCTGCAGTGCTAATTATCAACCACTGATCAGCAATAACCAGCAACACCTGACtcaccataacacacacacacgcatgcatgcacacaatcAGACCACTGTGAGAGAGTTATGTATGTTCAGCAACACAACAGAATGCTACTCATGTCATATAATCTCTCTGTGCACTCATAAAGTCTTATCActctttcttcccctgtgaGGCTCCACTGATGCTTCAGGCACCTCCATCCATGTCACTAGTGTGTTTGATCTCAGTGAATCCAGACAGACGTCGACCAATAAACAGTTTGTGTTCTGCTGCATAAATTGATTAAATcctgaaaatacaaacaagaCCATCACTTGAATTTATGCAAAGTCTGTTTGTTGATGCGACGATAGAAATCCCACTTTCTGCACAGACAGTTTACCAACTCAGCCATCACACTGATAACAATTTTTTCAAACTTTGTAAACCTTCCTGCAGAGTCGGAGAAAATATTATACAACCATTTTCACTCAATGAATAGTATTCCTTGTGAACAAGTAAACAGTGGGCTGCCCCTTTAATATGTGCCCCCTGTACAACTATACTACTGTCTTTGCAACACGTTTTTTACATTGTCTAAAACCCACTGGTGTTAAAACCCGGGCCTAAGCATATCTAAAGTTTGACTTATCTGTTCCGGAAACAgtaaggcaaggcaaggtttatttatatagcaccattcgtacacaagATAATTCATAGTGCAACAGTATATAATGTAGCTCTTAAATAGCAGGAATAACACAGAGTAGCACTGTAAAATGACCTGGTCCCTGTCAGGACCCCTCGTTGGTGCATTGGTAAAAGGAAAAGTGAGGCTAAGCATTGTgtcaacactgacagcagctatGTTCCACCAGCCATATACTGGACAAAAGAGCTCTGATGGCGGCAtg
Proteins encoded:
- the phldb3 gene encoding pleckstrin homology-like domain family B member 3 isoform X2, coding for MPQHNMESSRSQWQQGLRPPWITRVAGGQSPASSGAESDTESSSTESEKSCIKNLEVGSLRALPSPSMLQQRIAEIDQQKEELKIELQLEIALLRGELQTEKDQLHRHTQKLQALQQEARQKGNHRHRERESLEKERGRVEELKRRCEEKEKLIPNQPESQREQLSLQLQQEKEVMEAAVRAFEDWEFRVLEQESGIDEEDESAADKEKEGESEGDMEKEISCQQRAVSTAQERVQQLERELKEMEREKERELNALRKEKRELIHTAQMVHKEKKPLTDWSNITGSVPCMMSLSPPTIHKPPQEPCKESSSLPRRRSSHRNNKLHDRPVSAQGLVRTLPDSQTPEAFTSPLPSLRLSNGHSSGHRPGTSNCSGLLTPCNSATSSRAASPCLLDLVEIERKLREAKAERERLLREREERRQLLLEERRQKELNSSRAEPLEPETPPGPEMEPKEQTNVSSTPNSPEQRSLPLFLSPNFDLRAHVESLGHGVTSCTDLRLTSRRCAGFLTKRGGRVKTWKKRWFLFDTDHKRLAYYTDCDERKLKGVIYFQAIEEVYYDHLRTATSSPRPSLTFCVKTYDRLFFLVASNAVSMRIWMDVIVTATDEHSRY
- the phldb3 gene encoding pleckstrin homology-like domain family B member 3 isoform X1, encoding MSFFLGGIESNQRLEMPQHNMESSRSQWQQGLRPPWITRVAGGQSPASSGAESDTESSSTESEKSCIKNLEVGSLRALPSPSMLQQRIAEIDQQKEELKIELQLEIALLRGELQTEKDQLHRHTQKLQALQQEARQKGNHRHRERESLEKERGRVEELKRRCEEKEKLIPNQPESQREQLSLQLQQEKEVMEAAVRAFEDWEFRVLEQESGIDEEDESAADKEKEGESEGDMEKEISCQQRAVSTAQERVQQLERELKEMEREKERELNALRKEKRELIHTAQMVHKEKKPLTDWSNITGSVPCMMSLSPPTIHKPPQEPCKESSSLPRRRSSHRNNKLHDRPVSAQGLVRTLPDSQTPEAFTSPLPSLRLSNGHSSGHRPGTSNCSGLLTPCNSATSSRAASPCLLDLVEIERKLREAKAERERLLREREERRQLLLEERRQKELNSSRAEPLEPETPPGPEMEPKEQTNVSSTPNSPEQRSLPLFLSPNFDLRAHVESLGHGVTSCTDLRLTSRRCAGFLTKRGGRVKTWKKRWFLFDTDHKRLAYYTDCDERKLKGVIYFQAIEEVYYDHLRTATSSPRPSLTFCVKTYDRLFFLVASNAVSMRIWMDVIVTATDEHSRY